One region of Magnetovibrio sp. PR-2 genomic DNA includes:
- a CDS encoding cytochrome b/b6 domain-containing protein — translation MTTDQSTKRTIKVWDMPTRFFHWSLASLILVAFISAEAGASIFWVHIYTGTAVLGLVAFRLVWGVWGSRYARFDDFVHGPETVGDYAKKLLQFRPPHHVGHNPLGGWMVVALLATVMVISLSGLMTSEDGYVGPLAFIGGGWMGELHEGLGHFWIPLVALHVGGVVVHGLISRENLVRAMFTGKKHVSGDEADKEIKPIGFIRPAIAIAIGLAVGGYFLWI, via the coding sequence ATGACAACCGATCAAAGCACAAAACGCACCATCAAAGTTTGGGACATGCCCACCCGCTTTTTCCATTGGAGCTTGGCGAGTTTAATCCTTGTCGCGTTTATCTCCGCCGAAGCGGGGGCGAGCATTTTTTGGGTGCATATTTACACGGGTACTGCCGTTTTGGGCTTGGTGGCCTTTCGCTTGGTTTGGGGTGTGTGGGGCAGCCGCTATGCGCGCTTTGACGATTTTGTACACGGGCCTGAAACCGTCGGTGACTACGCCAAAAAGCTGTTGCAGTTTCGCCCGCCCCACCACGTCGGCCACAACCCCCTGGGCGGCTGGATGGTCGTGGCGTTGCTGGCGACGGTCATGGTAATTTCCTTGTCAGGGCTGATGACGTCCGAAGACGGCTACGTTGGGCCTTTGGCCTTTATCGGGGGCGGCTGGATGGGCGAGCTGCACGAAGGCTTGGGCCATTTTTGGATCCCCCTGGTGGCATTGCATGTTGGCGGTGTTGTGGTGCACGGTTTGATCTCGCGGGAAAATTTGGTGCGTGCTATGTTCACCGGCAAGAAGCATGTGTCTGGTGATGAAGCCGACAAAGAGATCAAGCCCATCGGGTTTATCCGTCCGGCGATCGCGATTGCCATAGGCCTTGCGGTCGGCGGTTACTTCTTGTGGATATGA
- a CDS encoding PepSY domain-containing protein: MKLSSWISLVFATCFGAAVLASPAVQADGDKLDQERAREAVLKGEIEPLAKALKVVDKEFGGEVIEVELEDEYGGLIYEIKVLQKDGRVLEVELDAKTLKILDVEH; the protein is encoded by the coding sequence ATGAAATTGAGCTCTTGGATTTCGCTGGTTTTTGCAACCTGTTTCGGCGCTGCCGTCTTGGCAAGCCCCGCTGTGCAGGCGGACGGGGATAAACTGGATCAAGAACGCGCCCGCGAAGCCGTCTTGAAAGGTGAGATTGAGCCCTTGGCCAAAGCGCTGAAAGTTGTCGACAAAGAATTTGGTGGCGAAGTGATTGAGGTCGAACTGGAAGACGAATACGGCGGGTTAATCTACGAGATTAAAGTGCTGCAAAAGGATGGGCGCGTTCTTGAGGTTGAGCTGGACGCGAAGACGTTGAAAATCTTAGACGTCGAGCATTAA
- a CDS encoding response regulator transcription factor: MRVLVVEDEQDLREQVAGALTDAGYTVDQAPDGEEGAFLGDTEPYDAVVLDLGLPKVDGITVLSGWRKDGRDMPVLILTARDNWSEKVGGFDAGADDYLTKPFHMEELLARVRALIRRTAGHATSMLSCGPVELDTKSGKVTFEGEAVTLTAHELKVLSYFMHHQGSVISQTELIEHVYDQDFDRDSNTIEVFIARLRKKLQPALIQTHRGRGYSFGEPEA; this comes from the coding sequence ATGCGTGTTTTGGTGGTCGAAGACGAACAGGATTTGCGCGAACAAGTCGCAGGCGCGCTCACAGACGCGGGTTATACCGTGGACCAAGCCCCGGACGGCGAAGAAGGCGCGTTTTTAGGCGATACCGAACCCTATGATGCGGTGGTTCTGGACCTGGGCCTGCCCAAAGTGGACGGCATCACGGTCTTGAGTGGCTGGCGCAAAGACGGGCGCGACATGCCGGTGTTGATTTTAACCGCGCGCGACAACTGGTCCGAAAAGGTCGGCGGGTTTGACGCAGGGGCGGACGACTACCTCACCAAACCGTTTCATATGGAAGAGCTGTTGGCGCGGGTGCGGGCACTCATCCGTCGCACGGCGGGGCACGCGACCTCAATGCTCAGCTGCGGTCCGGTGGAGCTGGATACAAAATCGGGCAAGGTTACGTTTGAAGGCGAGGCCGTAACCCTGACCGCGCACGAGCTGAAAGTGTTGTCGTACTTCATGCACCATCAAGGCAGCGTGATTTCACAGACCGAGCTTATCGAGCATGTCTACGACCAAGACTTCGACCGCGATTCCAACACCATTGAAGTGTTCATTGCGCGCTTGCGCAAAAAGCTCCAGCCCGCGCTTATACAAACCCACCGTGGACGCGGCTATTCGTTCGGCGAACCTGAGGCCTAA
- a CDS encoding sensor histidine kinase, whose amino-acid sequence MQNVLGRSVSLRLIILSLAWIVTALAVGGWVLAAHFEQHVERSFDAELERNIADTLAFVEVVNGRATMRERPANPNYNRPLSGWYWQLSVDGGAVERSRSLWDQVLEDVREPASGEVKAYNASGPGGEELRMVVKTYQLSNFSQPVSIAYAGPLDVIEDAAVEFSEALAVSMLVLGLGLLVAVVLQIIWGLRPLSLVRTKLADVHAGEAAKMDGEFPSEVEALVNDLNSLLDHNAQVIERARTHTGNLAHALKTPLAVLSNEADKLDENSPRIVREQVQSMNELVKRHLARARAAGGLAAPGQVLDLAEVLTPLQRTLVRIYQNKNDGAGVAISLNALDGFRVAGEREDLDEMLGNLLDNACKWAASKVEVTAQRDGRQVLIRIADDGPGIADEATDTVLQRGKRLDEATPGSGLGLAIVLELAELYHGSLRLRRSDFGGLEARLRLPAQ is encoded by the coding sequence ATGCAAAACGTGTTGGGCCGCTCCGTTTCCTTACGCCTGATCATTTTGTCTTTGGCGTGGATTGTGACGGCCTTGGCCGTGGGCGGTTGGGTTTTGGCGGCGCACTTCGAACAGCACGTTGAACGTTCTTTCGACGCCGAGCTGGAACGCAACATCGCCGACACCCTGGCGTTTGTCGAAGTGGTGAACGGGCGCGCCACCATGCGCGAACGCCCGGCGAACCCCAACTACAACCGTCCGCTTTCGGGCTGGTATTGGCAGCTCAGCGTCGACGGCGGCGCGGTGGAACGCTCGCGCTCGCTTTGGGATCAAGTGTTGGAAGACGTGCGTGAACCGGCCTCTGGCGAAGTGAAGGCTTACAACGCCTCGGGCCCCGGGGGTGAGGAGCTCCGCATGGTGGTGAAAACCTATCAGCTGTCCAATTTCAGCCAACCCGTATCCATCGCCTACGCAGGCCCCTTGGACGTTATCGAAGACGCCGCCGTTGAGTTCAGTGAAGCGTTGGCTGTGTCAATGTTGGTGCTGGGGCTAGGTCTATTGGTCGCCGTGGTGCTTCAAATCATTTGGGGTTTGAGGCCGCTAAGTTTGGTGCGCACAAAACTCGCGGACGTTCACGCGGGCGAAGCGGCTAAGATGGACGGCGAGTTTCCCTCCGAAGTCGAAGCCCTTGTGAACGACCTCAACAGTTTGTTGGACCACAATGCACAAGTGATCGAACGCGCCCGCACCCACACGGGCAACTTGGCGCACGCGCTGAAAACGCCCTTGGCGGTGTTGAGCAACGAAGCGGACAAGCTGGACGAAAACAGCCCGCGCATCGTGCGCGAACAGGTCCAGTCCATGAACGAACTGGTCAAGCGCCACCTGGCCCGCGCGCGTGCGGCAGGGGGCTTGGCGGCTCCTGGGCAAGTGCTGGACTTAGCCGAGGTCTTAACCCCGCTGCAACGCACCTTGGTGCGCATCTACCAAAACAAAAACGATGGGGCAGGGGTTGCGATTTCCCTGAATGCTCTGGACGGTTTTCGTGTGGCGGGCGAGCGTGAAGACTTAGACGAAATGCTCGGCAACCTGTTGGACAATGCGTGTAAGTGGGCGGCGTCCAAAGTCGAGGTCACGGCCCAGCGCGACGGCCGTCAAGTTTTGATCCGCATTGCCGACGATGGTCCGGGTATTGCGGATGAAGCCACCGACACCGTCTTGCAACGCGGCAAGCGCCTGGACGAGGCCACGCCCGGCAGCGGTTTGGGCCTCGCCATCGTGTTGGAGTTGGCGGAGCTTTATCACGGCTCTTTGCGGCTGAGACGGTCAGACTTTGGCGGCCTGGAAGCCCGATTACGCCTGCCCGCCCAATAA
- a CDS encoding phosphoglycerate kinase, protein MSTFKTIDDLDVAGKTVLVRADLNVPMADGKPTDTTRIDRSVSTIADLAAKGAKVVLLTHFGRPKGQVVPEMSLKPVAEAMASALGKDVAFATDTIGDSAKSTIAAMNDGDVAMLENVRFHAEETDNDDGFASSLAELGDVYVNDAFSTAHRAHASTEALARKLPAAAGRLMQAELEALGAALGTPQKPVAAVVGGAKVSTKMEVLGNLSKKVDMIIIGGGMANTFLFANGHDVGSSLCEKDMADDAKKIVADAAANGCEIVLPVDVVVAKEFAANADNQVVAIDAIPSDMMALDIGPDTIADVEKRLEGCKTLVWNGPFGAFEIEPFDTGTNAAAQAAARLTKAGTLRSVAGGGDTVAALAHAGAADDFSYISTAGGAFLEWIEGKTLPGVAALEG, encoded by the coding sequence ATGAGCACTTTCAAAACCATTGACGATCTTGATGTGGCTGGAAAAACCGTTTTGGTCCGCGCGGACTTGAACGTTCCCATGGCCGACGGCAAGCCCACCGACACCACCCGCATCGACCGTTCCGTTTCCACCATTGCCGACTTGGCCGCCAAAGGCGCCAAAGTCGTGTTGCTGACGCACTTCGGTCGTCCGAAGGGCCAAGTCGTGCCTGAAATGTCGTTGAAGCCGGTGGCCGAAGCCATGGCATCTGCATTGGGCAAAGACGTTGCGTTCGCCACCGATACCATCGGTGACAGTGCCAAATCCACCATCGCCGCCATGAACGACGGTGACGTCGCCATGCTGGAAAACGTGCGCTTCCACGCCGAAGAAACCGACAACGACGACGGCTTTGCTTCGAGCTTGGCCGAGCTGGGCGACGTCTACGTCAACGACGCGTTTTCCACCGCCCACCGTGCACACGCTTCGACCGAAGCGCTGGCCCGCAAGCTGCCCGCAGCTGCTGGCCGTTTGATGCAGGCGGAGCTGGAAGCCTTAGGTGCCGCTTTGGGTACGCCGCAAAAGCCGGTTGCGGCTGTTGTGGGTGGCGCAAAAGTGTCCACCAAGATGGAAGTGCTGGGCAACTTGTCCAAGAAAGTCGACATGATCATCATCGGTGGCGGCATGGCCAACACCTTCTTGTTCGCCAACGGCCATGATGTGGGTTCCAGCTTGTGCGAAAAAGACATGGCGGACGATGCCAAGAAAATCGTTGCCGACGCCGCCGCAAACGGTTGCGAAATCGTTCTGCCGGTTGACGTGGTGGTGGCGAAGGAATTTGCGGCCAACGCCGACAACCAAGTGGTCGCCATCGACGCCATTCCGTCCGACATGATGGCTTTGGACATCGGTCCGGACACCATCGCCGACGTTGAAAAACGCCTGGAAGGCTGCAAGACCTTGGTTTGGAACGGCCCGTTCGGTGCGTTCGAAATCGAACCGTTTGACACAGGCACCAACGCTGCTGCCCAAGCCGCAGCACGCCTGACCAAAGCGGGCACGTTGCGCTCTGTCGCCGGTGGTGGCGACACGGTGGCGGCTCTGGCCCATGCGGGTGCGGCGGACGACTTTAGCTACATCTCCACGGCAGGCGGTGCATTCTTGGAATGGATCGAAGGCAAAACGCTCCCGGGCGTGGCCGCGCTGGAAGGCTAA
- the mtaB gene encoding tRNA (N(6)-L-threonylcarbamoyladenosine(37)-C(2))-methylthiotransferase MtaB, with translation MSTREQSRDIITLGCRLNSLESEVMRDEMAKAGVNDAVIVNTCAVTAEAERQARQTIRRIKRERPEARIIVTGCAAQLDPTKFAEMDEVERVVGNLEKLNGDTLLGAGQNEATSIVVSDINDVRETAGHLVSGLEGRTRAFVMIQQGCDNDCTFCIIPAARGPNRSVPMDHIVQQVHKLVDAGHLEVVLTGVDIAAYGSDTGLCDENGTGLTAVIRAIMNAVPDLARLRLSSLDPARLDDEFFALLESEPRLMAHLHLSLQSADDLVLKRMKRRHAVSDVKALALRARQARADVVFGADLIAGFPTETDAQFETTRMNVEEMGLQYLHVFPYSPRPGTPAAKMPQVGGDVAKARAKILRETGEANLALHLDALCNTEQTVLVEKPDFGRTESFAPVRLDGTFTPGTLASVQLAGHKGGELFTPLTDKNWAAE, from the coding sequence ATGAGCACCCGCGAACAGAGCCGCGACATCATCACGCTGGGGTGTCGTCTGAACTCCTTGGAATCTGAAGTCATGCGCGATGAAATGGCCAAGGCGGGCGTGAACGACGCTGTGATCGTCAACACCTGCGCCGTCACGGCTGAAGCCGAACGCCAAGCGCGCCAGACCATTCGCCGCATCAAACGCGAACGCCCCGAAGCCCGCATCATCGTCACCGGCTGTGCCGCCCAACTGGACCCGACAAAATTCGCCGAAATGGACGAGGTTGAGCGCGTCGTCGGGAACCTTGAAAAACTCAACGGCGATACTTTGTTGGGTGCTGGTCAGAACGAAGCAACCTCCATCGTCGTCTCCGACATCAACGACGTGCGCGAAACCGCAGGCCATCTGGTTTCCGGCCTGGAAGGCCGCACGCGTGCGTTTGTGATGATCCAACAAGGCTGCGACAACGACTGCACGTTCTGCATCATTCCTGCCGCACGCGGCCCCAACCGTTCTGTGCCCATGGATCACATCGTCCAACAAGTGCACAAACTGGTGGATGCCGGGCATTTGGAAGTCGTACTCACAGGCGTCGACATTGCTGCTTACGGATCGGACACAGGCCTGTGCGATGAAAACGGCACGGGCTTGACAGCTGTCATTCGCGCGATCATGAACGCCGTGCCGGACTTGGCGCGCTTGCGGTTGAGCTCCTTGGACCCGGCCCGCCTGGATGATGAATTTTTTGCCCTGTTGGAAAGCGAGCCGCGCTTGATGGCGCACCTGCACCTCAGCCTGCAATCCGCCGACGACTTGGTGCTCAAACGCATGAAGCGCCGTCACGCTGTCTCTGACGTCAAAGCCTTGGCCCTACGCGCGCGCCAAGCGCGCGCCGACGTGGTGTTCGGCGCGGACCTGATCGCGGGCTTTCCCACCGAAACCGACGCGCAATTCGAAACCACGCGCATGAATGTCGAAGAGATGGGGCTGCAGTACCTACACGTTTTCCCCTACTCGCCTCGCCCCGGCACACCGGCGGCGAAGATGCCGCAAGTCGGCGGAGACGTTGCAAAAGCGCGCGCCAAAATTTTGCGTGAAACAGGTGAGGCCAATCTGGCACTCCACTTAGACGCGCTCTGCAATACCGAACAAACCGTGCTGGTCGAAAAACCCGACTTCGGGCGCACCGAGAGTTTTGCGCCTGTCCGACTGGACGGCACTTTCACCCCCGGCACCCTTGCCTCTGTCCAACTTGCCGGGCACAAAGGCGGTGAGCTTTTCACCCCTCTCACGGATAAGAATTGGGCAGCGGAATAA
- the dapF gene encoding diaminopimelate epimerase, whose protein sequence is MSTLAFIKMHGLGNDFVIIDGRGDGFSLSRDGVRAIADRRRGVGCDQLIVMENPTSVDSDVFMRIYNPDGSESGACGNATRCVASLIMEERAESHIIIETISGLLDCENLGDGLYSVDMGPARLDWRDIPVSEACDTEHLNIEAGPLKNPVGVNMGNPHAVFMVDNAEAIDLEVFGPLIEHHKLFPERTNVEAVHIIDESHIRMRVWERSAGITQACGSGACAALVATARRGLTGRKADVVLDGGTLTIEWLPDNNVLMTGPVATSFSGTISSALWEQDG, encoded by the coding sequence ATGAGCACTCTGGCTTTCATAAAGATGCACGGGCTCGGCAACGACTTCGTCATCATTGACGGACGTGGCGACGGATTTTCGTTGTCGCGCGATGGCGTGCGCGCCATTGCAGACCGCCGCCGTGGCGTGGGCTGCGATCAATTGATCGTGATGGAAAACCCGACATCGGTGGACTCGGACGTGTTCATGCGCATCTACAATCCCGACGGTTCCGAAAGCGGCGCATGCGGTAATGCAACGCGCTGCGTGGCGTCTTTGATTATGGAAGAGCGCGCGGAAAGCCACATCATCATTGAAACCATTTCCGGCTTGCTCGATTGCGAAAATTTGGGCGACGGTTTGTACAGTGTGGACATGGGCCCGGCACGCTTAGATTGGCGCGACATTCCCGTGTCTGAAGCCTGCGACACCGAACACTTGAACATTGAGGCCGGACCCCTGAAAAACCCCGTCGGGGTTAACATGGGCAATCCCCACGCCGTGTTCATGGTCGATAACGCCGAAGCCATTGACCTAGAAGTCTTCGGCCCCTTGATCGAGCACCACAAACTGTTCCCCGAGCGCACCAACGTCGAAGCCGTTCATATCATAGACGAAAGCCATATCCGCATGCGGGTGTGGGAACGCAGCGCGGGCATCACGCAAGCCTGTGGATCGGGTGCCTGTGCCGCATTGGTCGCCACCGCGCGCCGGGGCCTCACGGGCCGCAAAGCCGATGTGGTTTTGGACGGCGGCACGCTGACCATTGAATGGCTGCCCGACAACAACGTATTGATGACCGGCCCCGTCGCCACCAGCTTCAGCGGCACCATCAGTTCCGCATTGTGGGAGCAAGACGGATGA
- a CDS encoding helix-turn-helix domain-containing protein: MIATRLKALRRALGISATTLDRKAGFNVGTTGRLERGDQRIYSTHLFEICRLTGLAMEYFFTPSGLNEKPIFTTEHELEQQEFLLNFMRIKDPVVRSELTALIHALVLGK, from the coding sequence ATGATCGCAACCCGTCTCAAGGCCCTTCGCCGGGCGTTGGGGATCAGCGCCACCACGTTGGATCGTAAAGCGGGCTTCAATGTTGGGACAACCGGTCGGCTGGAGCGGGGCGATCAACGCATTTACAGCACCCACCTTTTCGAAATTTGTCGTTTAACGGGCCTCGCGATGGAATACTTTTTTACGCCGTCGGGGCTGAACGAAAAACCGATCTTCACCACCGAGCACGAATTGGAGCAACAAGAATTCTTGCTGAACTTCATGCGCATCAAGGACCCGGTGGTGCGCTCAGAGCTCACCGCCCTGATCCACGCTTTGGTTCTGGGCAAATGA
- a CDS encoding helix-turn-helix domain-containing protein, whose product MSRRPPKEAPDPIDLHVGQRLKARRVGLRISQSEIGKALGVTFQQIQKYENGANRVGASNLFKLSQALNVNVGYFFEDMPDASKIKSLSDQPAAEFNHDPMTQPESIKLVHNYFRIAAPGVRSRVFQLVKSIADAEELNPSED is encoded by the coding sequence ATGAGCCGCAGACCCCCCAAAGAGGCCCCGGATCCTATTGATCTACATGTTGGGCAGCGTCTGAAAGCACGTCGCGTCGGCTTACGCATCAGCCAATCCGAAATCGGAAAGGCTTTGGGCGTGACGTTCCAGCAAATTCAGAAATATGAAAACGGCGCCAACCGTGTCGGTGCAAGTAACCTGTTCAAGCTTTCCCAAGCTTTGAACGTCAACGTGGGCTATTTTTTCGAGGACATGCCAGACGCCTCGAAAATCAAGTCCTTATCCGACCAACCGGCCGCTGAATTCAATCATGACCCGATGACCCAGCCTGAATCCATCAAGCTGGTTCATAACTACTTCCGCATCGCTGCGCCAGGCGTGCGGTCTCGGGTTTTTCAGCTGGTCAAATCTATTGCAGATGCTGAGGAACTGAACCCCAGCGAAGACTAA
- the ffh gene encoding signal recognition particle protein: MFEGLSDKLGGVFDKLTKRGALKESDIKDAMREVRVALLEADVALPVVKDFIAKVSEEAVGEKILRSVTPGQLVIKVVHDHLVDMLGADAEPLRVGGNPPNAVLMVGLQGSGKTTTTAKIASRLTRLEKKKVLMASLDVYRPAAQQQLQQLGDQNGLSVLPIVFGEQPVAIAKRAMHVGRTEGYDVVMLDTAGRLHIDEELMSEVQQVRDATNPGETLLVTDALIGQDSVNVAKEFNDKVGISGIVLTRVDGDARGGAALSMKAVTDTPIKFLGVGEKIDELDAFDARRVAGSILGQGDVVGLVERAAQVIDQEEAEAQAKKMMKGQFTLEDMANQIGQLRKMGDLKGLMGMLPGMGKMKKQIANADIDEKKIARQEAIIRSMTPRERKNPKLINGSRRKRIAAGSGTTVTDVNRLLKQFTQMSKMMKKMGKMGGKGLAGLPGMGGGGMPDMPPGGLPPGMMPPFK; the protein is encoded by the coding sequence ATGTTCGAAGGATTGAGCGATAAGCTTGGCGGTGTATTCGACAAGCTCACAAAACGCGGCGCGCTGAAGGAGTCTGATATCAAAGACGCCATGCGCGAAGTGCGCGTGGCGCTGCTCGAAGCCGACGTCGCTCTGCCCGTGGTCAAAGATTTTATCGCCAAGGTTTCCGAAGAAGCGGTTGGCGAAAAGATCCTGCGCTCCGTCACGCCGGGTCAATTGGTCATCAAAGTGGTGCACGACCACTTGGTGGACATGTTGGGCGCGGACGCCGAGCCGCTGCGCGTGGGTGGCAACCCGCCCAACGCGGTCCTGATGGTCGGTTTGCAAGGTTCCGGTAAAACCACCACCACGGCCAAGATCGCGTCCCGCCTGACGCGTCTGGAAAAGAAAAAAGTTCTGATGGCGTCCTTGGACGTCTACCGCCCGGCTGCGCAACAACAGCTGCAGCAATTGGGCGATCAAAACGGTTTGAGCGTTCTGCCCATCGTCTTTGGTGAGCAACCCGTTGCCATCGCAAAGCGCGCCATGCACGTGGGCCGCACCGAAGGCTACGACGTGGTCATGCTGGACACCGCTGGCCGTTTGCACATCGACGAAGAATTGATGAGCGAAGTCCAACAGGTCCGCGATGCGACGAACCCGGGTGAAACCCTGCTGGTCACCGACGCCTTGATCGGTCAAGACAGCGTCAACGTCGCCAAAGAATTTAACGACAAGGTCGGCATTTCCGGCATCGTGCTGACCCGTGTGGACGGTGATGCGCGCGGTGGTGCAGCCCTGTCCATGAAGGCCGTCACCGACACCCCGATTAAATTCTTGGGCGTTGGTGAAAAAATCGATGAGTTGGATGCGTTTGACGCCCGTCGTGTTGCCGGTTCCATCCTGGGCCAAGGCGACGTTGTGGGCTTGGTGGAGCGTGCAGCCCAAGTCATCGACCAAGAAGAAGCCGAAGCCCAAGCCAAGAAGATGATGAAGGGCCAGTTCACCTTGGAAGACATGGCCAACCAAATCGGCCAGCTGCGCAAGATGGGCGATCTGAAAGGCCTGATGGGCATGCTGCCGGGCATGGGCAAGATGAAAAAGCAAATTGCCAACGCCGACATCGACGAAAAGAAAATCGCGCGTCAAGAAGCGATTATTCGCTCCATGACGCCGCGCGAACGCAAAAACCCGAAACTGATCAACGGCTCGCGGCGCAAACGCATCGCGGCCGGTTCCGGCACCACGGTGACGGACGTGAACCGCTTGCTCAAACAGTTTACCCAAATGAGCAAGATGATGAAGAAAATGGGCAAGATGGGCGGCAAAGGTCTGGCCGGATTGCCTGGAATGGGAGGTGGCGGCATGCCTGATATGCCGCCGGGTGGCCTCCCGCCTGGAATGATGCCGCCTTTTAAATAA
- the rpsP gene encoding 30S ribosomal protein S16, which produces MSLRIRLSRGGAKKRPYYRIVVADSRSPRDGRFIERIGTYNPMLAKDHADRIKLDAERVKHWIGQGAQPSDRVARFLFAAGLGDKPAIPEQTKKNKPKAKALERMEEKAQKAKEAEEAAAAAAAEAAEAAAAPAEEAPAEDAVAEEAAEG; this is translated from the coding sequence ATGTCTCTGCGTATTCGACTTTCCCGTGGCGGCGCGAAAAAGCGTCCCTACTACCGCATCGTTGTTGCGGATTCCCGCAGCCCGCGTGACGGCCGCTTTATCGAGCGGATCGGCACGTACAACCCGATGTTGGCTAAAGACCATGCTGATCGCATCAAGCTCGACGCTGAGCGCGTGAAGCATTGGATCGGTCAAGGCGCACAGCCGTCTGACCGTGTGGCTCGTTTCTTGTTTGCCGCTGGCCTGGGCGATAAACCCGCCATTCCTGAGCAAACCAAAAAGAACAAGCCGAAGGCTAAAGCTTTGGAACGCATGGAAGAAAAAGCGCAAAAAGCTAAGGAAGCTGAAGAAGCTGCTGCTGCAGCCGCTGCTGAAGCCGCCGAAGCTGCTGCTGCCCCGGCAGAAGAAGCTCCGGCAGAAGACGCTGTGGCTGAGGAAGCTGCTGAGGGCTAA
- the rimM gene encoding ribosome maturation factor RimM (Essential for efficient processing of 16S rRNA), producing the protein MADPRSRRPQEDLICVGLLGSARGLKGELRVKSFTADAKALAAYGTLTDENGEKAFELKVTGKHKEQLVVRIKGVEDREAAEALNGQKLYVARDRLPETGEDEYYFSDLAGLDAEFTDGSAFGQVVEANDYGGGPFLEVKSPEHGNVLVPFTKAAVPLVDLDAKRVVIDPPEGLLEPGDPEPQDGTV; encoded by the coding sequence ATGGCTGATCCGCGCTCACGCCGCCCGCAAGAGGACTTGATTTGTGTTGGACTGTTAGGTTCGGCACGCGGTCTGAAAGGCGAGCTTCGCGTCAAAAGTTTTACCGCTGACGCAAAAGCGCTGGCCGCGTATGGGACGCTCACTGATGAAAACGGTGAGAAAGCGTTCGAGCTGAAGGTCACAGGCAAGCACAAAGAACAACTTGTTGTTCGTATCAAGGGTGTCGAGGACCGCGAAGCGGCTGAAGCACTGAACGGTCAAAAGCTCTATGTAGCCCGGGACCGACTGCCCGAAACGGGAGAAGATGAGTACTACTTTTCTGATCTCGCTGGGTTGGATGCAGAATTCACGGACGGTTCTGCGTTCGGACAAGTTGTCGAAGCCAACGATTATGGCGGAGGACCGTTCTTAGAGGTCAAATCACCAGAGCACGGAAACGTGCTGGTGCCATTTACCAAGGCCGCAGTGCCATTGGTGGACCTTGATGCCAAACGGGTGGTCATAGACCCCCCTGAAGGTTTGCTGGAACCGGGCGATCCGGAACCGCAAGACGGAACGGTTTGA
- the trmD gene encoding tRNA (guanosine(37)-N1)-methyltransferase TrmD, translating into MSGSETKAPWRAVALTLFPEMFPGSLGQSLAGKAMEDGLWSMDTVDIRDFGFDKHRNVDDTPFGGGAGMVMRPDVVDPAINHAKTTFGGDVPLIYMTPRGRPLTQKRVRELAEGPGVAVLCGRFEGVDQRVLDAHEAEEISVGDYVLSGGELAALILMDACVRLIPGVMGSDSSHEEESFEAGLLEYPHFTRPQDWAGRKVPDMLLSGHHANIRAWRREQAEAITRERRPDLWEAYQAAERDEN; encoded by the coding sequence ATGAGTGGCAGTGAAACCAAAGCTCCTTGGCGAGCGGTGGCGTTGACACTCTTTCCGGAAATGTTTCCGGGCTCGCTCGGTCAGTCATTGGCTGGCAAAGCGATGGAAGATGGGCTGTGGTCCATGGACACGGTGGATATTCGGGACTTCGGTTTCGACAAACACCGCAACGTGGACGACACACCTTTTGGCGGTGGGGCAGGCATGGTGATGCGTCCCGATGTGGTTGATCCCGCGATCAATCATGCCAAGACCACGTTCGGTGGCGATGTGCCGCTGATCTACATGACCCCCCGGGGTCGCCCGCTCACTCAGAAACGAGTGCGGGAGCTGGCCGAAGGGCCGGGTGTTGCGGTTTTGTGCGGACGCTTTGAAGGTGTGGACCAGCGTGTGCTGGACGCTCATGAAGCCGAGGAAATCTCGGTCGGCGACTACGTGTTGTCGGGCGGGGAATTGGCGGCGCTGATACTGATGGACGCGTGCGTGCGTCTGATCCCAGGCGTGATGGGGTCTGACAGCTCGCACGAAGAGGAAAGTTTCGAAGCGGGGTTATTAGAGTATCCCCACTTCACGCGGCCCCAAGACTGGGCGGGTCGCAAAGTGCCGGACATGTTGTTGTCCGGCCACCACGCAAACATACGCGCTTGGCGGCGCGAACAGGCCGAAGCCATCACCCGGGAAAGACGCCCGGATTTATGGGAAGCCTATCAAGCTGCTGAACGTGACGAGAACTGA